In Hydractinia symbiolongicarpus strain clone_291-10 chromosome 15, HSymV2.1, whole genome shotgun sequence, one DNA window encodes the following:
- the LOC130628550 gene encoding sodium-dependent phosphate transport protein 2B-like isoform X2 gives MYKECQKVSSHSWNFLTKMANKHVVLTKLRATEADTSRDDIHMRDMPNGNGDVKIKVSEEEKDPFDAIEDFKPVGPPWTELNTGQKCKRVLVTTAKIIVLLGLLYLFICSLSFLGSAFQLLGGKTAGEAISSQSLISNPVAGLMIGVLATVLLQSSSTTTSIVVAMVSSQILQVRPAIPIIMGANIGTSVTNTIVAFGQIADKDQFRRAFAGATVHDMFNLLCVLILLPVEVITGYLYHLTEAIVSSAELKTDKGLKKDLLKVITKPFTNLILQLDKKLIEKVAKGDKSAEDKSLIKFWCNDTSKMMANVTTTNVTTVLNMTTSVNVTKLKEIKVITKVEKCDFLFHDSGLSDTIVGIIMLVIALVILCICLVLIVKTLHSLLRGQIALVIKKTFNSKFPKPFGFLTGYVAILVGAGMTILVQSSSIFTSALTPLVGLGIVPLKKVYPLTLGANIGTTVTGILAALAASGDLQLSLQIALCHLFFNISGILIWYPVPLMRRIPIKMAKRLGNTTASYRWFALSYLVIVFFVMPALIFALSLAGWKVFVGVMVPIACLVVFIVIINIIQAKKKSLLPKPLQTWEWAPLMLRSLEPYDRGISKIGRKFKRR, from the exons GATATTCATATGCGTGACATGCCAAATGGGAATGGAGATGTAAAGATAAAGGTGTCAGAGGAAGAGAAGGATCCCTTTGATGCTATCGAAGATTTTAAACCTGTGGGTCCACCATGGACAG aactcAATACTGGTCAAAAGTGTAAACGTGTCTTAGTTACTACTGCAAAGATTATTGTATTACTTGGCCTgttgtatttgtttatttgctcGCTCAGTTTTTTGGGATCAGCTTTTCAACTTTTAGGAGGAAAAACTGCAG GTGAAGCCATTTCTTCACAAAGCTTGATTTCTAATCCAGTTGCCGGTCTCATGATTGGCGTCTTAGCAACGGTTCTGCTGCAAAGTTCTTCAACTACAACATCTATCGTTGTTGCCATGGTTTCCTCTCAAA TTCTGCAGGTGCGACCGGCAATTCCGATTATTATGGGCGCAAATATCGGAACAAGTGTGACCAACACTATAGTTGCTTTTGGACAGATAGCCGATAAAGACCAATTTCGACGTGCCTTCGCCGGCGCTACAGTTCACGACATGTTCAACTTGCTCTGCGTCTTAATACTATTGCCGGTAGAAGTTATTACTGGCTATCTCTACCACCTAACTGAAGCTATAGTAAGCTCAGCGGAGTTAAAAACCGATAAAGGGCTCAAAAAGGATCTGCTCAAAGTCATCACAAAACCCTTCACCAACCTCATTCTTCAacttgacaaaaaattaatcgAAAAAGTTGCTAAAGGAGACAAATCTGCCGAAGATAAAAGCTTGATAAAATTTTGGTGCAATGACACGAGTAAAATGATGGCTAATGTGACGACGACAAATGTAACGACAGTGCTTAATATGACAACATCTGTTAACGTCACAAAATTGAAGGAAATTAAAGTGATAACGAAGGTGGAGAAGTGTGACTTTCTCTTTCACGATTCAGGACTTTCGGACACCATCGTTGGTATTATCATGTTGGTCATTGCGCTTGTTATTCTGTGCATTTGCTTGGTTCTGATTGTAAAAACATTACATTCCTTGCTCAGAGGTCAAATTGctcttgttattaaaaaaacctttaactcaaaatttcccaaaccatttgGCTTCTTAACAGGATATGTTGCTATCCTGGTAGGAGCAGGTATGACTATACTTGTACAGTCAAGTTCGATTTTCACTTCAGCCTTGACACCTTTAGTTGGGCTGGGCATTgttcctttaaaaaaagtttatccattAACATTGGGTGCCAATATCGGGACAACTGTTACTGGCATATTGGCAGCTTTGGCTGCATCTGGAGATTTACAACTCTCTTTACAAATCGCACTGTGCCATTTGTTCTTTAACATTTCCGGGATATTAATCTGGTACCCTGTCCCACTCATGCGAAGAATACCGATAAAAATGGCGAAAAGACTTGGTAATACGACCGCAAGTTACCGTTGGTTTGCGCTAAGTTACCTGGTGATCGTCTTCTTTGTCATGCCAGCTCTGATCTTCGCTTTATCTTTGGCAGGATGGAAAGTGTTTGTAGGTGTTATGGTACCTATAGCTTGTCTTGTAGTATTCATTGTCATAATCAATATTATTCAAGCAAAAAAGAAATCACTCTTACCCAAACCTCTACAAACATGGGAATGGGCACCTCTCATGCTACGCTCTTTGGAGCCTTACGACAGAGGAATATCAAAAATTGGCCGTAAGTTTAAGAGGCGATGA
- the LOC130628710 gene encoding tigger transposable element-derived protein 4-like: protein MRSENIPISGPMLKEKALEFAEALGVESFQASQGWMAKWKTRYGVSFKTIAGESRSVTEEMTAPWSETTLPTILSRYPLEDIFNADKFGLFFRCLPNKTLHMKGDKCSGGKHSKVRLTGLGAGNALGERLPMFVIGKSANPRCFKGVKTLPCRYRSQKNSWMSGELFEEWVRELDRKFSVSKRKIALIIDNCTAHPHVENLEWVELIFLPSNTTSRTQPMDQGIIRALKAKYRSLAVRKLIKALDEEKSTPKFSILAAMYMLRKAWDDVSNKTFTNCFRKSGISQKDAERAINEDDDPFKSLTSEVEEDPIPTLDAELSYIKRRFPDHIDSDLSTEDFIDFDIEVSTSHGRLKTADIIAEITGTQDEELEEVDEEDKEEEDKITRPTAEQVRTAINVLEDLSIFSHFGEEMIASLRDLNRNIAKDFDMSCKQTVITDFFSK from the exons ATGAGGAGTGAGAATATCCCAATCAGTGGCCCGATGCTGAAAGAGAAAGCTCTTGAGTTTGCCGAAGCGTTGGGTGTCGAGTCATTTCAAGCTTCGCAGGGGTGGATGGCTAAATGGAAAACCAG GTATGGAGTATCCTTCAAAACCATCGCTGGAGAATCACGGTCCGTCACTGAGGAAATGACAGCGCCATGGTCGGAAACAACATTACCAACCATTCTCTCCCGCTATCCTCTGGAAGACATTTTTAACGCCGACAAATTTGGGCTTTTCTTTCGATGCCTTCCCAATAAAACTTTGCATATGAAAGGTGATAAGTGTTCTGGAGGAAAACACAGCAAAGTTAGACTTACTGGTTTAGGTGCTGGTAATGCCTTGGGGGAACGATTGCCAATGTTTGTAATCGGCAAGTCCGCCAACCCTCGTTGCTTTAAAGGTGTCAAAACACTACCCTGTCGATACCGTTCGCAAAAGAACAGTTGGATGTCTGGAGAGCTGTTCGAAGAGTGGGTACGCGAGCTTGATCGAAAATTCTCTGTCTCTAAGCGAAAAATTGCTTTGATTATTGACAATTGTACCGCACATCCTCATGTTGAAAACCTGGAATGGGTAGAATTGATCTTTCTTCCTTCAAATACCACGTCCCGAACCCAACCTATGGACCAAGGAATTATCCGCGCCCTGAAAGCAAAATATCGATCGCTAGCAGTGCGGAAATTGATAAAAGCCTTGGACGAGGAAAAATCGACTCCGAAGTTCTCGATTCTTGCAGCTATGTACATGCTAAGGAAAGCATGGGATGATGTTTCCAACAAAACATTCACCAATTGCTTTCGAAAATCAGGAATTTCCCAAAAGGATGCAGAAAGAGCGATCAACGAAGATGACGacccttttaaaagtttaaccaGCGAAGTAGAAGAAGACCCAATTCCAACCCTCGATGCTGAACTCTCTTACATAAAACGAAGGTTTCCTGACCACATTGATTCTGACTTATCAACTGaagatttcattgattttgacaTTGAAGTCAGTACATCCCATGGGCGTCTGAAGActgctgacatcattgctgaGATCACTGGAACTCAAGACGAAGAATTAGAAGAGGTCGACGAAGAAGACAAGGAGGAAGAAGATAAGATCACAAGACCGACGGCCGAGCAAGTGCGTACAGCTATCAACGTCCTCGAAGACTTgagtattttttcacattttggagaaGAAATGATAGCTTCCCTGAGGGACTTGAATCGTAATATCGCCAAAGATTTTGATATGAGTTGTAAGCAAACAGTTATCACCGACTTCTtttctaaataa
- the LOC130628550 gene encoding sodium-dependent phosphate transport protein 2B-like isoform X1, producing MTINEYIFDIMFKECQKVSSHSWNFLTKMANKNVVLTKLRATEADTSRDDIHMRDMPNGNGDVKIKVSEEEKDPFDAIEDFKPVGPPWTELNTGQKCKRVLVTTAKIIVLLGLLYLFICSLSFLGSAFQLLGGKTAGEAISSQSLISNPVAGLMIGVLATVLLQSSSTTTSIVVAMVSSQILQVRPAIPIIMGANIGTSVTNTIVAFGQIADKDQFRRAFAGATVHDMFNLLCVLILLPVEVITGYLYHLTEAIVSSAELKTDKGLKKDLLKVITKPFTNLILQLDKKLIEKVAKGDKSAEDKSLIKFWCNDTSKMMANVTTTNVTTVLNMTTSVNVTKLKEIKVITKVEKCDFLFHDSGLSDTIVGIIMLVIALVILCICLVLIVKTLHSLLRGQIALVIKKTFNSKFPKPFGFLTGYVAILVGAGMTILVQSSSIFTSALTPLVGLGIVPLKKVYPLTLGANIGTTVTGILAALAASGDLQLSLQIALCHLFFNISGILIWYPVPLMRRIPIKMAKRLGNTTASYRWFALSYLVIVFFVMPALIFALSLAGWKVFVGVMVPIACLVVFIVIINIIQAKKKSLLPKPLQTWEWAPLMLRSLEPYDRGISKIGRKFKRR from the exons GATATTCATATGCGTGACATGCCAAATGGGAATGGAGATGTAAAGATAAAGGTGTCAGAGGAAGAGAAGGATCCCTTTGATGCTATCGAAGATTTTAAACCTGTGGGTCCACCATGGACAG aactcAATACTGGTCAAAAGTGTAAACGTGTCTTAGTTACTACTGCAAAGATTATTGTATTACTTGGCCTgttgtatttgtttatttgctcGCTCAGTTTTTTGGGATCAGCTTTTCAACTTTTAGGAGGAAAAACTGCAG GTGAAGCCATTTCTTCACAAAGCTTGATTTCTAATCCAGTTGCCGGTCTCATGATTGGCGTCTTAGCAACGGTTCTGCTGCAAAGTTCTTCAACTACAACATCTATCGTTGTTGCCATGGTTTCCTCTCAAA TTCTGCAGGTGCGACCGGCAATTCCGATTATTATGGGCGCAAATATCGGAACAAGTGTGACCAACACTATAGTTGCTTTTGGACAGATAGCCGATAAAGACCAATTTCGACGTGCCTTCGCCGGCGCTACAGTTCACGACATGTTCAACTTGCTCTGCGTCTTAATACTATTGCCGGTAGAAGTTATTACTGGCTATCTCTACCACCTAACTGAAGCTATAGTAAGCTCAGCGGAGTTAAAAACCGATAAAGGGCTCAAAAAGGATCTGCTCAAAGTCATCACAAAACCCTTCACCAACCTCATTCTTCAacttgacaaaaaattaatcgAAAAAGTTGCTAAAGGAGACAAATCTGCCGAAGATAAAAGCTTGATAAAATTTTGGTGCAATGACACGAGTAAAATGATGGCTAATGTGACGACGACAAATGTAACGACAGTGCTTAATATGACAACATCTGTTAACGTCACAAAATTGAAGGAAATTAAAGTGATAACGAAGGTGGAGAAGTGTGACTTTCTCTTTCACGATTCAGGACTTTCGGACACCATCGTTGGTATTATCATGTTGGTCATTGCGCTTGTTATTCTGTGCATTTGCTTGGTTCTGATTGTAAAAACATTACATTCCTTGCTCAGAGGTCAAATTGctcttgttattaaaaaaacctttaactcaaaatttcccaaaccatttgGCTTCTTAACAGGATATGTTGCTATCCTGGTAGGAGCAGGTATGACTATACTTGTACAGTCAAGTTCGATTTTCACTTCAGCCTTGACACCTTTAGTTGGGCTGGGCATTgttcctttaaaaaaagtttatccattAACATTGGGTGCCAATATCGGGACAACTGTTACTGGCATATTGGCAGCTTTGGCTGCATCTGGAGATTTACAACTCTCTTTACAAATCGCACTGTGCCATTTGTTCTTTAACATTTCCGGGATATTAATCTGGTACCCTGTCCCACTCATGCGAAGAATACCGATAAAAATGGCGAAAAGACTTGGTAATACGACCGCAAGTTACCGTTGGTTTGCGCTAAGTTACCTGGTGATCGTCTTCTTTGTCATGCCAGCTCTGATCTTCGCTTTATCTTTGGCAGGATGGAAAGTGTTTGTAGGTGTTATGGTACCTATAGCTTGTCTTGTAGTATTCATTGTCATAATCAATATTATTCAAGCAAAAAAGAAATCACTCTTACCCAAACCTCTACAAACATGGGAATGGGCACCTCTCATGCTACGCTCTTTGGAGCCTTACGACAGAGGAATATCAAAAATTGGCCGTAAGTTTAAGAGGCGATGA
- the LOC130628709 gene encoding uncharacterized protein LOC130628709: MNSSYPKIEIAFYAIQYFHNLTGYNNPCDHTLPKNMLKAAKRLLQRQTRKKDIITVEHLHALHKQLVKSEAVNLYKLRTFNIFFLGFCGFLRFSEISNLKRCDVNYKNSFMKLFIAKSKTDIYREGHWVYISACGNGICPVYNLTEYMKYVPAEPDSYLFRAVTVTSNNKFGSFKKVNRPISYTTTRENALDALASIGLDRTRFGLHSLHAGGATAAANADVPDRLFKRHGRWRSETAKDGYVEDDAEHLLYVTRNLGL; this comes from the coding sequence ATGAACAGTTCTTATCCTAAAATCGAAATCGCATTCTACGCTATCCAGTATTTTCACAATTTGACAGGCTACAATAACCCATGCGACCACACTTtaccaaaaaatatgctcaaagcCGCTAAACGCCTACTACAACGTCAAACTCGCAAGAAAGACATAATTACGGTTGAACATTTGCACGCATTACATAAAcaacttgttaaaagcgaagctgTTAACCTTTACAAACTTAGAACTTTTAATATCTTTTTCTTGGGATTCTGTGGCTTTCTTAGGTTTTCGGAAATTAGTAATCTGAAAAGATGTGACGTCAATTACAAAAATAGCTTTATGAAACTGTTCATAGCGAAAAGCAAAACAGATATCTACAGAGAAGGACACTGGGTTTACATCAGCGCTTGCGGAAATGGGATCTGCCCAGTGTATAATTTAACTGAGTATATGAAGTATGTACCTGCTGAGCCTGATTCCTATCTGTTTAGAGCGGTCACAGTTACATCAAACAACAAATTCGGAAGTTTTAAAAAGGTGAATCGCCCAATCAGCTACACAACAACAAGAGAAAATGCACTCGATGCACTGGCATCAATCGGATTGGATAGGACAAGATTCGGACTCCACAGCCTACATGCTGGAGGAGCAACAGCAGCGGCAAATGCAGACGTCCCAGACCGTCTTTTTAAACGACATGGTAGATGGCGTTCGGAGACAGCCAAAGATGGTTATGTGGAGGACGACGCAGAGCATTTACTATATGTTACAAGAAATCTAGGCCTTTGA